A part of Paenibacillus sp. IHBB 10380 genomic DNA contains:
- the thrS gene encoding threonine--tRNA ligase produces the protein MEINVTLPDGTIRRYQRGTTIEQVAESISTGLRKNAVAGKINGKLVDLNHLIERDSLIEIVTLDSKDGLEIYRHSTAHVMAQAIKRIYGDKAVKLGIGPVIEDGFYYDIDIEKPLSSDDLVTIEKEMEKVIQENLPIVRRIVSRTEAIKTFGELEEPLKLELIRDLPEDSVITIYDQGEFFDLCRGPHLPSTGRLKAFKLLNVAGAYWRGDSNNKMLQRIYGTSFPKKAQLEDHLHFLEEAKKRDHRKLGKELELFMFSEEAPGMPFYLPKGMAIRTELENFAREIQRQRDYDEVRTPLMMNNRIWEQSGHWDHYKDNMYFTNVDETKYALKPMNCPGHMLIFKNSLHSYRELPIRLSEFGQVHRHEFSGALNGMMRVRTFCQDDAHLFVLPEQIEDEISRVIDLIGYIYQVFGFEYKIELSTRPEDSMGSEELWNEAEKSLQNVLDKRGIAYRVNEGDGAFYGPKIDFHILDALKRSWQCGTIQLDFQMPEKFDLSYIGEDNQKHRPVVIHRAVYGSIDRFIGILTEHFVGAFPLWLAPVQAKLLPVSENYIDYAFQVKKSLEEAGIRVEVDIRNEKLGYKIREAQLEKIPYMLVLGENEKNSDSVSARKRGEGDLGSKSILEIIGQIKEEIHAKK, from the coding sequence ATGGAGATCAATGTAACTTTGCCAGATGGAACAATTAGGAGGTATCAACGAGGAACGACCATCGAACAAGTGGCGGAATCCATTAGTACAGGTTTGAGGAAAAATGCTGTAGCTGGAAAGATCAACGGAAAACTCGTGGATCTTAACCATCTGATCGAGCGTGATAGCCTCATCGAAATTGTTACACTTGACAGTAAAGACGGTCTGGAGATATATAGACACAGTACGGCTCATGTAATGGCTCAAGCCATTAAACGTATTTATGGAGATAAGGCCGTCAAGCTCGGAATTGGACCGGTTATCGAAGACGGGTTTTATTATGACATCGATATAGAAAAACCACTGTCCAGTGATGATCTTGTCACAATTGAAAAAGAGATGGAAAAAGTTATACAAGAAAACTTACCAATTGTTCGCCGAATCGTAAGCCGCACAGAAGCGATTAAGACATTTGGGGAACTCGAAGAACCGTTAAAGTTGGAACTCATTCGTGATTTGCCAGAAGATTCCGTAATCACTATTTATGATCAAGGTGAATTTTTCGACCTATGTCGAGGACCACACCTTCCCTCTACAGGCCGACTCAAGGCATTCAAGCTGCTGAATGTGGCGGGTGCCTACTGGCGTGGAGACTCTAATAATAAAATGTTGCAACGCATTTATGGGACTTCATTTCCGAAGAAAGCCCAACTTGAAGACCATTTACATTTTCTTGAGGAAGCGAAGAAGCGTGACCACCGCAAGCTAGGCAAAGAACTTGAATTGTTTATGTTCTCTGAAGAAGCGCCAGGAATGCCTTTTTATCTTCCGAAGGGTATGGCGATCCGTACAGAGCTTGAAAACTTCGCGCGTGAAATACAGAGACAGCGGGATTATGATGAAGTACGTACACCGCTTATGATGAATAATCGGATTTGGGAGCAATCTGGACATTGGGATCATTACAAAGATAACATGTACTTCACCAATGTAGACGAAACGAAGTATGCTCTTAAACCTATGAATTGCCCAGGACATATGCTCATTTTCAAAAATAGCTTACACTCCTATCGAGAATTGCCTATTCGTCTTTCGGAATTTGGTCAAGTACACCGCCACGAATTTTCCGGCGCACTTAACGGAATGATGCGAGTTCGTACATTCTGCCAGGACGACGCACACCTTTTCGTATTACCTGAGCAAATTGAAGATGAAATTAGCCGTGTCATTGACCTAATTGGCTATATTTATCAAGTATTTGGTTTTGAATACAAGATTGAGTTATCGACTCGGCCAGAAGATTCTATGGGTTCTGAGGAGCTATGGAACGAGGCAGAAAAATCTTTACAAAATGTCCTGGATAAACGTGGCATTGCGTATCGTGTTAATGAAGGCGATGGCGCCTTCTACGGTCCAAAGATCGACTTCCACATTTTAGATGCGCTTAAACGAAGCTGGCAGTGTGGGACGATCCAATTGGATTTCCAGATGCCTGAAAAGTTCGATCTTTCTTACATTGGTGAGGATAACCAAAAGCACCGACCGGTCGTTATACATCGCGCTGTTTATGGATCGATTGATCGATTTATAGGTATTTTAACCGAACATTTTGTCGGTGCTTTCCCACTATGGCTTGCACCCGTCCAAGCCAAGCTATTGCCTGTTTCAGAGAACTATATCGACTATGCTTTTCAAGTGAAGAAATCATTAGAAGAGGCTGGTATTCGTGTCGAAGTAGATATACGAAATGAAAAGCTCGGATATAAAATTCGTGAAGCCCAACTTGAAAAAATACCTTACATGCTCGTACTTGGTGAGAACGAGAAGAATTCCGATAGTGTGTCTGCGAGAAAGCGAGGTGAAGGAGACCTTGGCTCCAAAAGTATCCTAGAGATTATTGGACAAATTAAGGAAGAAATTCATGCTAAAAAATAA
- a CDS encoding pentapeptide repeat-containing protein, giving the protein MSENHEYSGSISDRSRLSLQSECENCFGLCCAALPFAASVDFAIDKDAGQPCLNLQSDFRCGVHKNLRQLGFRGCTVYDCFGAGQKVSQDTFGGHNWRQAPESAKQMFEVFPIMRQLHELLWYLTEALTLQPARTIHGALSTLLDETERLTHLSPDSLMELDVAAHRADVNALLLRTSELVRAQQKDRPGRKKTQGRGADLIGANLRGADLRGANLRGAYLIAADLRSADLRLADLIGADFRDADIRGANLTDSIFLTQAQLNAAKGNADTKLPPSLTRPAHWSNIGA; this is encoded by the coding sequence TTGTCTGAGAATCACGAATATTCAGGATCTATCTCCGATAGGAGTCGCCTCAGTCTGCAATCTGAATGCGAGAACTGCTTCGGCTTGTGCTGTGCCGCGCTGCCCTTTGCAGCTTCGGTAGACTTCGCGATCGACAAAGACGCCGGCCAACCCTGCCTTAACCTGCAATCGGACTTCCGCTGCGGTGTTCACAAAAACCTCAGGCAGCTGGGCTTTCGAGGTTGCACTGTTTATGACTGCTTCGGAGCAGGACAAAAGGTTTCCCAAGACACCTTCGGAGGACACAACTGGCGACAAGCCCCAGAATCCGCGAAGCAAATGTTCGAGGTGTTCCCAATCATGCGGCAACTCCATGAGCTGCTCTGGTATCTAACCGAAGCGCTGACGTTACAACCGGCCCGCACGATCCACGGTGCGCTCAGCACGTTACTCGACGAGACGGAGCGTCTTACTCACCTCAGTCCCGACTCTCTCATGGAACTGGATGTGGCAGCACATCGGGCAGATGTCAATGCTCTGCTCCTACGGACCAGCGAACTCGTGCGAGCCCAACAGAAGGACCGCCCGGGGCGTAAGAAGACCCAGGGCCGAGGAGCCGATCTCATCGGGGCCAATCTCAGAGGCGCCGACCTCAGAGGCGCTAACTTGAGAGGCGCCTACCTTATTGCCGCTGATCTCAGAAGCGCTGACCTGAGACTAGCTGACCTCATCGGGGCTGACTTTCGAGATGCTGACATTAGAGGCGCCAACCTTACCGATAGTATCTTTCTTACCCAAGCTCAGCTCAACGCGGCGAAGGGGAATGCCGATACAAAGTTGCCTCCGTCACTCACTCGTCCAGCGCACTGGTCTAATATCGGAGCTTAA